The Thermococcus sp. genomic sequence GGCGGGCTTCTTCCTCTATCTCGTTCTGTACTCGGTGGTTACCCTGCGCTTCATCAGGCACGAGCTACTCCCGCCCCAGATGGCCCCCCTCATATGGATGAACCTCGGCCCGATAGGAGCGAGCATAAGCGCCCTCTTCGCCCTCATCGAGAACTCGACGATACCGATTCCAGAGGAGCCGTTTATGGCTTTCGCGTTCTTTCTCTGGGGCCTCGGATTCTGGTGGCTCGTGATGGCGACCGCGATGACGCTCCACTACATCAGGAACCTGCACCTTCCCTACAGCAGTTCGTGGTGGGCCTTCATATTCCCGCTGGGGGCCTTCACAAACGCCACCCTCGACATAGGCTCGGCCTTCGGGTTGGGTATCATGAACGCCTTCGGTTTCGTTCTGCTCCTCGCCCTTCTGGGCCTGTGGACGGTTACGATGCTAAAAATAGTTCCAGCCCTCAGGAGGAGTTCCTCCTGAGGCAGAGCTCTTCGCTTTCCTCGTACTCTATGAGCTTTTCGAGGACGCACTCAAGGGTGGAGAGGTCTTCAAGAAGAGCCATGTAGAAGGCCTTTTCCTCCTCCCCGGCGTTTTCCATAAGGCCCTCAACTATCTCCTTCATCGGCCTGATTTCACGCTCCAGTATCTCCCTCGGCTGCTGGAGGAACTTCTCAAGAAAGGCTGGAACAGCCGAGAAGTACTTGGTCTTGCCCTCCTTTCTGTAGGTAACGAGGTAGTGTCGGGCAAGGGCCGAGAGTGCCACAGATATGGACGACCTGCTGAGGCCCGTTTCCTTAGCCAGCTCCGAGATCGTCATGGGTCTTGCCTTCATCAGCAGGACGGCATAGACCTTTCCCTCGGTCCTACTGTAGCCCCATCTTTCGAGAAGCCTTTCCACGAGCTCGATGAACCTCCTGTCCCTCTGGCCTCTCCTTGGCATTTTGCATCACCCATAAAATATTGGGCACAATACAAAATAAAAATTTCGAAAAATCGAAAAGGTTTGATTTTTCACTCGGAACCGGTGGCTATGATAGCACCGCCGATCAATGCAATCCAAGCACCGATGGTCCAGAAGCCACCGTCAAAGGGCATCGTTATCAGTGCCAGTATGGCAATCGTCCATCCGATGGCGCTCTTGCTCTTCTTGTAGTAGAAGGCCAGACCCATCATGATAAGGCTGAGGATTATCTCCGTCCAGCCGACGACGCTTGCACTGCCGTAGTGCCAGCCGTAGAAGGTCTTGTTGGCCAGGACAAGAAGGCCGTCTATCAGGATTATCAGGGCACCCAAGATGGCAGTCCACATTCCGGTTTTGGCAGAGGCCATTTCCGGTCACCTCCAAGGTTTTTCAATTCTGAGTTCTCATCCCACTATTTAAACTTTTCGGTTATTTTTGATATGTCTGATAAAAATGATATATCGAAAAACTTATACGTGTTTCACCTAATTAGTATTTGGAGGTGGTGGAAATGGGAAAGGGGAACGAGAACGTTAAAACGATCACCGGAGTCATTAAAGAGCCGTTCCCCAAGGCAATGAACGGTCCCGGAGTAGTTGAAGAGCCGAAAAACAAGGGCGGAAACCAGCTATCAACGGCTCTCACAGCGTTCAAGCTGATACTCGGAAACCCGCTGGCGAGGGCCCTGTTGAGGCCGATGCTGAAGAGATACAACATCAACGGAAGGGAACTGCCCGCTCTGTACTGGGCGCTCAGCGTCTACGCTGGGGAAAGCCTCAACGAGCCGATGATGATACGATTCCAAGCGGATGTCCTTAAACTCCTCCTCAAGCTGGGCATAAAGCTCGCGAGGGGAGACGAGGAGGCTGTAAAGGAGGCCCTCCTTCGCGATCCACACATAAGGCGTGGCATCTGGGTAGTTCTTGAGGGCATAGCGAAGTACGGCGTAACGGTGCCCCAGCGTTTGGCTGGCCCGTTCCTCATAGTCTGGAACTTCACGAA encodes the following:
- a CDS encoding GbsR/MarR family transcriptional regulator translates to MPRRGQRDRRFIELVERLLERWGYSRTEGKVYAVLLMKARPMTISELAKETGLSRSSISVALSALARHYLVTYRKEGKTKYFSAVPAFLEKFLQQPREILEREIRPMKEIVEGLMENAGEEEKAFYMALLEDLSTLECVLEKLIEYEESEELCLRRNSS